A genomic window from Zalophus californianus isolate mZalCal1 chromosome 13, mZalCal1.pri.v2, whole genome shotgun sequence includes:
- the GLT6D1 gene encoding putative glycosyltransferase 6 domain-containing protein 1 isoform X4 has product MNCKRRVLLLISCVLYFMLLEYHFRKRPDVVTTTDWLAPVIWEGTFNRQVLEEYYGRQNLTIGLAVPATGRIADQYLELFIQSASKHFMTGYRVIFYIMVDAFYRLPNLEPGPLQTVQVLDIRGHDADDFHLMRMKNLAVHIVGHIQDEVDFLFSMMANRVFQNDFGVETLGTSVAQLHAWWYFKNTENLPYERRPGSAACIPLGQGDFYYDGTVIGGTPLEILNFIKEYLDGIMRDKENGLNSTYERHLNKYFFIHKPTKLLSPEYSWDTVLWPPAQVWLVKAARCLERAF; this is encoded by the exons AAAACGCCCTGATGTTGTAACGACCACAGACTGGCTTGCTCCGGTCATATGGGAAGGCACTTTCAATAGACAGGTCCTGGAAGAATACTACGGAAGACAGAACCTCACCATAGGCTTGGCTGTCCCTGCTACTGGCAG GATTGCAGATCAGTACCTGGAGCTGTTCATACAATCGGCCAGTAAGCACTTCATGACTGGCTACAGAGTTATCTTTTACATCATGGTGGATGCCTTCTACAGGCTGCCTAACCTGGAGCCCGGTCCTCTGCAGACGGTCCAAGTACTCGACATCAGAGGACACGATGCAGATGACTTTCACCTCATGCGCATGAAGAACTTAGCTGTGCACATAGTAGGGCACATTCAGGACGAAGTTGACTTTCTCTTCAGCATGATGGCCAATAGAGTCTTCCAGAATGACTTTGGGGTGGAGACCCTGGGCACGTCCGTGGCTCAGCTCCATGCCTGGTGGTACTTTAAAAACACGGAGAACCTCCCTTATGAGAGGAGGCCCGGATCCGCGGCATGCATCCCTTTGGGACAGGGGGACTTCTACTATGATGGCACTGTCATTGGTGGCACGCCCCTGgagattttaaatttcatcaaagAATATCTGGACGGGATTATGCGCGACAAGGAAAATGGGCTGAACAGCACCTACGAAAGACATCTGAACAAGTACTTTTTCATCCACAAGCCCACCAAGCTGCTGTCTCCGGAGTACAGCTGGGACACGGTGCTGTGGCCCCCAGCCCAGGTCTGGTTGGTCAAGGCAGCACGGTGCTTGGAGAGGGCCTTCTGA